TGACGCAGCAACAAGTAAATTGAATGTAAAAAGTGTTAGCATATGAAGAATTTTGGTGGTTCTTGATTTAATCAAGTTTTAATTGACAAATTGCAGAGAACGCCTCATCAGCAATTGCCTCCTAGGAGGCCAACTTGTACGTCTGGAAGTGGGAGGGATTCTTCATAAATCATAGCATAGCGGGTTAGGCAGGCTAAATCTGAAGTCCTTGGTCGATTACTGCAACTATTTACTGCCACTGGTGGAGTAGATCTCCATAGAGAGTGCTAAAGCAGTGAgagtcccccccccccccccccccaaaacaaaaaaaatagggTAGTGAGAGTCATCTCATCTCATCTATATGTAGTTCACACTTTATAACTGCCACCATGCATCGATTGGCGTACTTGTAGTTTGTACTATTGGTGGTTCAATAAGTTTTTCGTTcgtaaattttttttcctttcaagttTTGTGCAAGGTTGATGATGAATAGGCTCTTGTTTTTGGTTTTTAAGATCCAACTAGGCTCGTCACAATAGTTGAAGATCCAGACTTGGGAACTCTCTTGCTCATGGAAAGCAAGGAATTAAAAAGCAACTCACAATACCATGAACCACCAATCAGCTGTAATATATACATGAAATACTTGGGAAAACTTGAAATGACCAAAACTGAAACTGAAACGCCTGTAGAGCTTGATCAAACCGTAAAGGAAGCAAGAACCAAAAAACAATCAAGTTCAGCATGCATTTCTTTATATGCATTTAACCACAGCCAAAATTAATGTAATTGTCACAAGCATGTGTATGCATGTTACGGCTAAAGCTTCCCACATAAGTGGAAGTGGAaacctttttttctttatcCCCTCCCTCCAGTCCCCATTCCCTTCTATCCCAACCCTGGCAACTAGGGGCGCtactcgagtcgagtcgagttcaaGTATCACTATACTCGAGTTTGAATTCGATCACTATCAGTATTATTCGAgattgagctcgagttcgatcaAGTATATAAATTTGAGCTCAAATTTGACTTGACATAATGGAAatcaaactcgaactcgacttgTTTGAGCTCGAGTAAATTGCAAGCCTTATCAAGTTCGGGCttgaattttccttttcttgtttttaattttttacattttagatttaTCTGATTACCATTTTGCCATccaccactttttttttttactgaacATTACTtcatgtaaatttattaaaatacgAACGAACCTATAATAGGCAtttcataattaaaatatataaaatataaataatacaAATAATCGATTAAGTTTGTTGAGTACTCGACTATTTACTTCtatgctcgaactcgactcggcACACGTAATGAGCAACTTGATTTCGATCAAACTAAATTCGAGCCAAGCTTTTGATCGACCCGCTCGCAAGCTACTTACCAGCAGTTTGGCTCGATAGCACTCCTGCTGTCAACCAACTAGATTGAATGAGAGTTCAACTTTCTGAACAGTAGCTCCCACAACTAATGGTTAAGTGGAAACATAATTAGCACCAGCTTCACATCAAACATATGCAAACTATAATGAACGAATTAAAGGTTTGTAAAAATAGCAAATATAATCATACTAAAATTGGAATTGTCCAATTTATTATATATACAAGTCTCCTTAACTTAATCAACAAAAAATCGTTTTGCTACTTAAGCAACCAATAATTCAACTTCTTGTTATTTCACATAGTATATAATGTTTTggttttttaattcaaattcttttctttctatctCCTACCTTTTACTTTTATATAATATTAGTTCATATAGATTTATACAATTTTGGACTATTGCCAGTACATTTTGCTAGATGATCTCCACATATGCTCTTTAGATACCCAAACGTGCTCTTTCCACAATTTTTGCACAAATTACTATGAATATGTCCAGTGTCCTTAAATAAACTGGCTTCTCTTGAACgggaagattaaaaaaaaaaaaaaaaaagagtagaaaagataaaattaacaTCTTACTCCTGTGAGGCGGGTTCCATTCCATCAAATGGAAAACGTAAAGGCAGCTTTCCTCTAGAGGTACTGATGGAATGAGAGACTATGAGAAGGTTTTGTTCATTGGCTTCCAGGGCTTCACCTTTTGAGACGGAACAACATTGCCAGACGAAACTAAGAGTTCAAAAGTCCGCAAAGGTCAAGTCTTTAACATCTCCGTTTGCTCGAAACCCTGCCGCCTCTCCAACAGGTAAAAATTTCAAAGATCCTAACTTGAATCCAATTTCAATTACTTCTGCTGCGGTTCCTAAACAAAATCCCAGATTGCATTCGAAGCCTATTGATCACCAGTACTTTACTCACATTCTGTCGAGAAAAGATTGGTATATATTGCTGGGACAAGAGTTTAAGGCCCGGAGAGTGAATTTGAACTGCCAGTCAATCATTAGtattttgcaaaatcaagaaaaccCTTTACTCCCTCTGCGATTTTATATCTGGGTTTTGAGTATTAACCCTTCATTCGGCAAGAATCAGTCGATTCGGGGTGTTTTGAGTAATACCCTTTATAGGAAAGGTCCAGTTTTGTTGTCAGCTGAACTGGTTCAGGATATTAGAAATTCTGGTTCTAGAATTACTGAGGATTTGCTTTGTGTTCTGATTGGCAGCTGGGGGAGGTTAGGGCTAGCGAAGTATTGCGCTGAAGTTTATGAGCAGATATCATATTTGGGTCTCAGTCCTAGCACTAGGTTATACAATGCAGTCATTGACGCTTTAGTGAAGGCTAATTCACTTGACCTGGCTTACCTGAAGTTTCAGCAAATGCAGGTGGATAAATGTTTTCCTGATAGGTTTACGTATAATATTCTCATTCATGGAGTTTGTAAGGTTGGCTTAGTTGATGAGGCACTTCGTTTGTTGAAGCAAATGGAGGGAATGGGATTTGCACCCAATGTGTTTACATATACAATCCTAATTGATGGGTTTTGTACTGCTAAACGTGTAGATGAGGCATTTGCCTTTctagaaaaaatgaaggaaaagaaTGTGACCCCAAATACTGCTACTTATAGGTCCTTAGTTAATGGATTGTTTAGATGTTTATCCCCATCTGAAGCCTTTAAGTTATTGTCAAGATGGGTGGACAGAGAGCTTAATTTGCCTAAAGTTGCTTGTGATGCGATGCTATGCTGCCTTTCTGATAGTTTTTTGCCAAGGGAGGCTGCTGCATTTCTTAGAAAATGTTGTCAAAGGGGTTATGCTGTCGATAGTTCAACATTTGATGTTACAATGACTTGTTTGATTAAGGGATTGGATCTTGAGGAGACTTGCCAGTTGTTAGATAAATTTACTGAACTGGGTACAAAGGTGGGGTTAAGAACGTATCTGCTTATTATTGAGGTATTGTTCAGCTCAGGACGAGAAGAAAAAGGTTATCAATACCTGAAGCAGATGCTCCATGATGGGCTTGTGAGGAATGTAAATTCATATAATATGCTGATTGACTGCTTCTGCAAGGCAAAAATGATTGGACTTGCTTCAGAAGCTTTTTCAAAGATGCATAACAGAGGTATTCGCCCTAATCTTGTTACTTTCAATACTCTCATTAATGCACACTACAAGGCTGGGAATATAGTAAAGGCACAAGAACTGCTTGTAATGGTCTTAGAGTATGGATTCAGACCTGATATCTACACTTTTAGTTCAGTGATTGATGGACTTTGTAGAGCACACCAAATTGAGGATGCTTTTGATTGTTTAACGGAAATGGTGGAGTGGGGAGTCACCCCAAATGCACACACATACAATATATTAATCCGCTGGTTATGTGTCACTGGAGATGTCTCTAAAGCTGTGAATCTGTTGAGACAAATGCAAATTGATGGGATAAGGCCTGACGTTTTCTCATTTAATGCTCTAATTCAACGTTTTTGCAGAAATAATGAGATTGAGAAGGCGCAAAGACTGCTTTTAAGCATGTTAGCATTGGATTTGAGTCCTGATAATTTTACATACACAGCTTTTATAAGGACCTTGTGTGAGTTAGGAAGATTTGATGAAGCAATAAGGTTGTTTCACTGTATGGAGGCTAATGGATGTGTCCCTGATGCATATACATGTAACTCATTTATTCAAATTTTGGTTAAGAAAGCTAAATTTCACGAAGCGCAAAACATCTATAATGACTACAGGGAGAGAGGTATGCCATTAAAGCCCATCAGTGTTTTCTAGTATGGTTTTAAACTGGTGTACTCCGCATTGTACTGATTCATGAGGTCTTCTGCTGTATGCAACATGCCTTGAGATGACCTGAGGATAACATTCTGATCCAGGCTTCCAATAAATCAGGAATCATGTGGTTTAGTGCATTAATGGGGTGAGTTGTTTCTGTTACTGCCTTCGCCTTTCATTTTTTGAATTTCATCTTATTGTTGTTTAACAAAGTTATTTGCATTTATGAGCTCTTGGGTTATGGTTTTTGGGAGGCCTTTTCTAGCTTAAAACATCCAAAAGAGTGAACTCACAACCTTGTTGAATAATGTGGTGATAATTTTATCATTAGTTTCAAGTTCATTTTGTACCTCGAGGCActgttttgtgtgtgtgtgagagagagagagagagcatgcATTTTGTAAATATTGAGATAATCTAAGGAGAAACTACTTCGAAGTTGACAGCCATTGTGGTTTAGTgcgtttcttttcattttattttatgcaGAAAAGGGATTGGACAGAACAAATAGCTGATGAATCCTTTTATTGGTCTGATAGCAGGGAAAAAGGAAGCTAGGAAACAAGAGTTGATTCCTCGAATGTGGCTTATTTCCTGCTTCATTTATGAGAGCTTGTTCATATGATCTCCAAATCAAACAAGGACAGGTGATTTTGGCGAAGTACATAGTAAATGTCCATAGAAAGAAATGGCAGTTGCTTCCATCCTTTCCATGACTGTGCCAGGGAGTGTGGCAGGATTATCATTTGTAACACTTGAGCTGTACATCCTGGCATGATGCACAAATTGTCTTGAAGGCTTCAAGAAATATGTCGGAATACTCTTCTTCCAGTTAACTGTGGCTACTCCGGTTTTGCAACTAGCTCGCTGTACATGAACCCCCAAACAGGGCTATATTTTTACATTAGTAACCCACAGGACGAGGATCTCTTGCTGGGGGTCCCCACGTTGTAACAATTTTTCTTTGGTATAATGCAAATTATTATACAATGGAATAAAGTGAAAATACACTGAAAATGTTTTTTTCTTTAGATTTTTGTTGTGTTTCAAGTACATTTTTTGAATGCTAGTTGCTTGGATATTGTTGAAGACATGATAGCTAAGGTAACTCTCATTATTGGGCTTGTCTGTACcttgttaattgcttttagATTTGCACAATCTCATTTCTTGATCTTGATCGGCAATTGTTATCTGCTGCTTGTTGACATTTCTGAGTCTCTATGCAAGTACTTAACACAGACAGCAAACGTGCTACCTCCTACTTTTCTCAATGTTGAACGGTATTGTAATCCGGTAATTATCCTTGTGGGTTGTTAAATGGAAATTATGGTTTCTTATTAGCTTGGCACTCGTTCTTCTATGATTTTTAACAGCAATAGAAACGTGGAGCAAATTACATATTTTTGCTCATTTCAGCTTCACTTGATGCATTGCTTCCCtttgaacaattttcttgtTGGGCAAAAAACTTCAACGGTCACTAAATTACTGGTCggatcatgttttggccatcaaactatttttcgtcAATAATTGGTCattaaacaacttaattaatAAACTCATGATCATTTGGTTGATAATTGCTCTAAATTTATGAAATTAGTAGTACGCGTGACAAAGCATGGGGGTAATTTTGTCCGGCGATTACACGACCCTATTTCACAGATTAACTGCTAATTTCACAGATTAAGAGTAATTATCGACCAAATAGTCACGGGTTTACTGATCATGTTGTTTAGTGGCCAATTGCtgacaaaaaataatttaatggtCAAAATATGATCCGACCAACAGTTCAGTGGCAGCTgagtttttcttatttaatggcAGCAAAAAGTGCATTTGTAGACTTTGTTCTGCTCTTTCGTATCGGAACGGGGagattttttaattttactttactTGAAGTGTACGTATGGGTAATGCCTTCAGGGTTTGCTTTCTGATGGCTAAAATTCTCGGTTGTGGTTTAGCCGTTCAACTGCCTCTTCTTTAGTCATCTCTGGCCAGCTTCCTTCATTCTTTATCCAAATCTGGAGAACAGATTACCTAGCACATTTACATTTTCCTCATTGTATTTGGTGCATTACGTTATAGCACATCAAAGTTATACCCTTCTATGTCAAGCTTGTTTGGTAGCACCTATAAAAGGTGAATATTTTAATAGCCCGCCACACAAATTTTAACCTTCTAGATCACTGCTTTCTGGTGCTAGCCAAATTTCTCTATAATTGTCAATTACGCAAGTCTTTACACCAccattttacatttatacaagCAAAAACCAGATTTCCAGCTCGTCTGTAAACGAGGGTTTTATATTTTCCCCCCATTTCCTTTTTTCACAAGCCATATATAATGCAGGCAGTTCTTGAACTTCTAACAAACAGTCGGTTGGTTTGAAATTTGCAAGTTGAAAATTTCCAATAAAGCTATATATTAAGCCCGCATGTGCATGCTTAGGCTATTATTAACATAAACGTGACTTTTCACTTGAAAAAAATACAGGTTTCTGCAATGGCCTTCTCATTTGCCTTGAGGCATTCGCGTTTAGCTCTGGCTGCGTTTTATATCCTTATTTCTCTTGGAAAATTTGGTTTGTGTTTGAAACCGTTGTCATGTTTCTTTGGCTTTTTCACAGCTTCTTATGATTCATTGCAACCTTTGCAGGCAAATCACAAGGGACTCCTTCAGAAACAGCTGCTGCAGGAGTACTTGCAAATGAATATTTGCCCGGACAAGTAGGTGCAAATCAAGGTTACCCCCAAGCAGGAAACGTGGATAAGGATCCGGATCATGTTGTCAATGAAGCCCTGCTTTGTTTCGATGAAAAGCAAGTAAAGTTGCCCATCAACTCATGTAGTAAAATCAAGATTTACATTTTCCTGCAAGAGGCATTTAGATTATCATGTATCAGGACATCCTAGCCTTTGAGAATTGAGATCATGCAACTCTTTAGCAGACTAACGTTATTGTCTGGTCGAACAAACTACAGATTTACAGCAGCTGCAGTGAAGCTTATAGATTGTCCTCGAGTGGAGACCTTAACGTGCCAGCAGAATACACAGACCAGTACTGCAATGGACCTTGTGTCTCTGAGACGCACCTTGTTCTTAACTGCATCGAAGGTGTACTCTTGCAGTTCAAGTTCTACAATCAGGCCACCATaagtgatgtgagagagacaatcaaATCCGGATGTAGCTATGGCTCTAAAAGAGGTAAATAGCTTGTCCGATTACGCGTTTTCTCGTTTAGTCTTCTCGCAGGGTGAGAATGAAATCCTGGCTCCTAAACGAAAAACAAGACCCTTGATCATTGACAAATGAGAACCGAGCTACATAACTTATCTATTCGAGTATTTTCTTCTAATTCATGAGAAAGTTCTGTTTTCCACAGGTGACTTTAATGTAGCTGAGCGGATCCAGGAGGAACATAGCAATGGGCA
This region of Coffea arabica cultivar ET-39 chromosome 3c, Coffea Arabica ET-39 HiFi, whole genome shotgun sequence genomic DNA includes:
- the LOC113733899 gene encoding uncharacterized protein; this encodes MRRFCSLASRASPFETEQHCQTKLRVQKSAKVKSLTSPFARNPAASPTGKNFKDPNLNPISITSAAVPKQNPRLHSKPIDHQYFTHILSRKDWYILLGQEFKARRVNLNCQSIISILQNQENPLLPLRFYIWVLSINPSFGKNQSIRGVLSNTLYRKGPVLLSAELVQDIRNSGSRITEDLLCVLIGSWGRLGLAKYCAEVYEQISYLGLSPSTRLYNAVIDALVKANSLDLAYLKFQQMQVDKCFPDRFTYNILIHGVCKVGLVDEALRLLKQMEGMGFAPNVFTYTILIDGFCTAKRVDEAFAFLEKMKEKNVTPNTATYRSLVNGLFRCLSPSEAFKLLSRWVDRELNLPKVACDAMLCCLSDSFLPREAAAFLRKCCQRGYAVDSSTFDVTMTCLIKGLDLEETCQLLDKFTELGTKVGLRTYLLIIEVLFSSGREEKGYQYLKQMLHDGLVRNVNSYNMLIDCFCKAKMIGLASEAFSKMHNRGIRPNLVTFNTLINAHYKAGNIVKAQELLVMVLEYGFRPDIYTFSSVIDGLCRAHQIEDAFDCLTEMVEWGVTPNAHTYNILIRWLCVTGDVSKAVNLLRQMQIDGIRPDVFSFNALIQRFCRNNEIEKAQRLLLSMLALDLSPDNFTYTAFIRTLCELGRFDEAIRLFHCMEANGCVPDAYTCNSFIQILVKKAKFHEAQNIYNDYRERGMPLKPISVF